In Feifania hominis, the following are encoded in one genomic region:
- a CDS encoding pseudouridine synthase, with protein MEKFERVQKYIASCGVCSRRAAEQLIVERRVRINNQIAVLGDKIVPRKDFVTIDGHEVLPEKKGYTYVMLNKPRGYITTMSDEYDRKCVVELLRDVGARVLPVGRLDKESEGMLLLTDDGQLIYKLTHPSHDIEKRYLVTVRGEVSGAQLETLNSPILLDGRISDSSEIEKLEKRSDRTVLLFVLKEGRNRQIRKMCEQAGLEVMRLKRIAIGPLKLAGLKAGKWRYLENGEINLLKAL; from the coding sequence TTGGAGAAATTTGAAAGAGTCCAGAAATATATTGCATCCTGCGGCGTCTGTTCCCGCCGCGCGGCTGAGCAGCTCATTGTGGAGCGCCGGGTCAGGATCAACAACCAGATCGCCGTGCTGGGGGACAAAATTGTGCCGCGCAAGGACTTTGTGACCATCGACGGCCACGAGGTTTTGCCTGAGAAAAAGGGGTACACCTATGTGATGCTCAACAAGCCCCGCGGCTATATTACCACCATGTCGGATGAGTACGACCGCAAGTGCGTAGTGGAGCTGCTGCGCGATGTGGGCGCTCGCGTGCTGCCGGTCGGCAGACTCGACAAGGAGTCGGAGGGCATGCTCCTTTTGACCGACGATGGTCAGCTCATCTACAAGCTGACCCATCCGAGCCATGACATTGAAAAACGCTATCTTGTCACGGTGCGCGGCGAGGTGAGCGGCGCTCAGCTTGAGACGCTCAATTCGCCCATACTTCTCGATGGGCGAATTTCGGACAGCTCAGAGATTGAGAAGTTGGAAAAGCGCTCCGACAGGACGGTGCTGCTCTTTGTGCTCAAGGAGGGGAGAAATCGCCAGATTCGCAAAATGTGTGAACAGGCGGGCCTTGAGGTGATGCGTCTGAAGAGAATCGCGATCGGCCCGCTCAAGCTCGCCGGGCTCAAGGCGGGCAAGTGGCGCTATCTGGAAAACGGGGAAATCAATCTGCTCAAGGCACTCTGA
- a CDS encoding MurR/RpiR family transcriptional regulator: MGNDLIKRLESMMPKLSKNQKIIAKYIIDNFDKAAFMTAAKLGMTVGVSESTVVRFAAFLGYTGYPQLQSVLQEYLRSKLTLTQRMEVTDLKLGSADVLSKVLSADIDKIRITREEINVKDFEEVVDLITGARKIYILGVRSASALAGFLGFYFNLLFDNSRLIQTNSVSETFEQMLGVGEGDVVIGISFPRYSKRVIKALQFASDRGAQVVAITDSIFSPLVKSATKTLIARSDMVSFVDSLVAPLSLINALIVAVSQRQRSRIEATFDELERIWDEYDVYEKMGNNY; encoded by the coding sequence ATGGGAAATGATCTGATCAAACGCCTGGAGAGCATGATGCCCAAGCTCTCAAAAAATCAGAAGATCATCGCCAAGTACATCATCGATAACTTCGACAAGGCGGCGTTTATGACGGCGGCGAAGCTCGGCATGACCGTAGGGGTCAGCGAGTCGACCGTTGTTCGCTTTGCGGCCTTTCTGGGCTATACGGGCTACCCGCAGCTGCAGAGCGTGCTGCAGGAGTATCTGCGCTCGAAACTCACGCTCACCCAGCGCATGGAGGTCACGGATCTGAAACTCGGAAGCGCGGATGTGCTCTCCAAGGTGCTCAGCGCTGACATCGATAAAATCCGCATCACCCGCGAGGAGATCAACGTCAAGGACTTTGAGGAAGTAGTCGATCTGATCACAGGCGCACGCAAGATTTACATTCTCGGCGTGCGCAGCGCATCGGCACTGGCCGGCTTTCTGGGATTTTACTTCAATTTGCTCTTTGACAACAGCCGCCTGATTCAGACCAACAGTGTCAGTGAGACCTTTGAGCAGATGCTGGGCGTCGGGGAGGGAGATGTGGTGATCGGCATCAGCTTCCCTCGCTATTCCAAGCGTGTGATTAAGGCGCTTCAGTTTGCGAGCGACCGGGGAGCGCAGGTGGTCGCCATCACCGACAGCATCTTCTCGCCGCTGGTCAAATCCGCGACCAAAACGCTGATTGCCCGCAGCGACATGGTGTCGTTTGTCGATTCGCTGGTGGCGCCGCTGAGCCTGATCAATGCCCTCATCGTGGCGGTCAGCCAGCGCCAGCGCAGCCGGATTGAGGCCACCTTTGATGAACTCGAGCGCATCTGGGACGAGTATGACGTCTATGAGAAGATGGGCAACAACTACTAG
- a CDS encoding NAD(P)/FAD-dependent oxidoreductase — protein MHKVIVIGGGPAGLMAAGAAAQQGHEVCLLEKNDVVGRKLLITGKGRCNVTNNCDRDTFLKNIPVNARFLYSALSRFSPADTMAFFEELGVPLKTERGARVFPQSDRAADIRNALRAYVEWAGADIKKAQAAHLIVRDGRIRGVVLSTGEELPADDVIVATGGLSYRETGSTGDGYDFAREAGHAIVPPKASLVPLNTLEHYPADMMGLSLRNVTLRVIDGRKNRVIFEELGELLFTHFGVSGPLALSASSHMREMENGRYRLVIDLKPALDSDTLDRRILRDFELFKNREFRNCLVKLLPSSMIPVVVKLSGIAPDKQANAVTRAERRALVELMKAFPLTVSSFRPIEEAIVTSGGIDVRELNPSTMESKLVRGLYFAGEVLDVDGYTGGFNLQIAFSTGRLAGRSVREGTQDE, from the coding sequence TTGCATAAGGTGATCGTCATCGGCGGGGGCCCCGCCGGTCTTATGGCGGCGGGTGCCGCCGCACAGCAGGGTCACGAAGTCTGCCTGCTGGAGAAAAACGACGTTGTGGGGCGCAAGCTGCTCATCACGGGCAAGGGCCGCTGCAACGTCACAAACAACTGCGATCGGGATACGTTTCTCAAAAACATTCCGGTCAATGCGCGCTTTCTCTACAGTGCGCTGAGCCGCTTTTCGCCCGCCGATACCATGGCTTTCTTTGAAGAGCTCGGCGTCCCGCTCAAAACCGAGCGGGGCGCGCGTGTTTTTCCGCAGTCGGATCGCGCGGCAGACATCCGAAACGCGCTTCGCGCCTATGTCGAGTGGGCCGGGGCAGACATAAAAAAGGCCCAGGCGGCGCATCTCATTGTGCGCGACGGCCGAATCCGGGGCGTCGTGCTCAGCACAGGGGAAGAGCTCCCGGCCGACGATGTCATTGTCGCGACGGGCGGTCTCTCCTATCGGGAGACGGGCTCGACCGGAGACGGCTATGACTTTGCCCGGGAGGCCGGCCATGCGATTGTGCCGCCCAAGGCGTCGCTTGTGCCGCTGAATACGCTCGAGCATTACCCGGCCGACATGATGGGGCTGTCTCTGCGCAATGTTACGCTCCGGGTGATCGACGGCCGGAAGAACAGGGTGATCTTCGAGGAGCTCGGCGAGCTGCTCTTCACCCATTTCGGCGTATCGGGTCCGCTTGCGCTCAGTGCGAGTTCTCATATGCGCGAGATGGAAAACGGCCGTTACCGGCTTGTGATCGACTTGAAACCCGCGCTCGATTCTGATACACTGGACAGGCGAATTTTGCGTGATTTTGAGCTGTTTAAAAACCGAGAATTTCGCAACTGTCTTGTCAAACTTCTGCCCAGCAGTATGATTCCCGTTGTGGTAAAACTCTCGGGTATCGCGCCGGACAAACAGGCAAATGCCGTGACCAGGGCTGAGCGCAGAGCGCTCGTTGAGCTGATGAAAGCTTTTCCGCTCACGGTGAGTTCGTTTCGACCGATTGAGGAGGCCATTGTCACATCGGGCGGTATCGACGTCAGAGAACTCAACCCCAGCACCATGGAGTCTAAGCTGGTGCGCGGGCTCTATTTCGCGGGTGAGGTTCTGGATGTCGACGGCTACACCGGCGGCTTCAATTTACAGATTGCGTTTTCGACCGGACGGCTCGCGGGCCGCAGCGTCAGAGAGGGGACACAGGATGAGTGA
- a CDS encoding HutP family protein → MSEIGSKDVACIAIKMAISSSREEERAIKEQALTAGFRAAAADFGGEFIPSINKIIERAVVAAKREGIIAETHMEEGAAAGAAREAVAQIMNKAIGLNVGGKIGIARAGEHISVAVFFGIGLLHLNEVSIGIGHRVI, encoded by the coding sequence ATGAGTGAGATCGGCAGCAAAGATGTCGCGTGCATCGCGATCAAAATGGCGATCAGCAGCTCCCGCGAAGAGGAGCGCGCCATCAAGGAACAGGCGCTGACGGCCGGCTTTCGGGCGGCCGCAGCGGATTTCGGCGGCGAGTTCATTCCGTCGATCAACAAAATCATTGAGCGCGCGGTCGTGGCGGCCAAGCGTGAGGGCATCATCGCCGAGACCCATATGGAGGAGGGCGCCGCGGCCGGCGCTGCGAGAGAGGCCGTAGCCCAGATTATGAACAAGGCCATTGGCCTCAATGTGGGCGGCAAGATCGGCATTGCCCGCGCGGGGGAGCACATCAGCGTCGCTGTCTTCTTCGGAATTGGCCTGCTTCATCTCAATGAGGTCTCCATCGGAATCGGCCATCGGGTCATCTGA
- the cmk gene encoding (d)CMP kinase: MPINIAIDGPSGAGKSTIAKLVAADLHFTYIDTGAIYRAIGLFARRCGADPTDGEKVTALLPRIQIALRHEDGAQRVYLNGEDVSQEIREHEISKYASSVSAIPEVRQFLLALQRDIAARQDVIMDGRDIGTVVLPHADIKIFLTASTEDRARRRFEELRQRGQSVDFDQILRDIAERDYNDSHRAVAPLRAAEDAVVIDTTGNELEKSVAIIKKTIKDRL; the protein is encoded by the coding sequence ATGCCCATTAACATTGCCATTGACGGACCGTCGGGCGCAGGCAAGAGCACCATTGCAAAGCTGGTGGCGGCGGATCTGCACTTTACTTATATTGACACGGGCGCGATCTACCGGGCCATCGGTCTGTTCGCTCGACGCTGTGGTGCGGACCCGACAGACGGGGAGAAAGTCACGGCGCTGCTGCCGCGTATTCAAATTGCCCTGCGCCACGAGGATGGCGCGCAGCGGGTCTATCTCAACGGCGAAGACGTCTCGCAGGAGATTCGCGAGCACGAGATTTCAAAGTACGCTTCAAGCGTATCCGCCATCCCCGAGGTGCGGCAATTTCTGCTCGCTCTGCAGCGGGACATAGCGGCACGGCAGGACGTCATCATGGACGGGCGGGACATCGGCACCGTGGTGCTGCCGCACGCCGACATCAAGATCTTCCTGACAGCCTCTACGGAGGATCGTGCACGCCGCCGCTTTGAAGAGCTGCGTCAGAGGGGCCAGAGCGTGGACTTTGATCAGATTCTGCGCGACATTGCCGAGCGGGACTACAACGATTCCCACCGTGCGGTCGCTCCGCTGCGGGCGGCTGAGGACGCAGTCGTCATCGATACCACCGGAAACGAGCTGGAAAAATCAGTGGCGATCATCAAAAAAACCATCAAGGACAGGCTGTAA
- a CDS encoding lysophospholipid acyltransferase family protein, which translates to MFYSFFKALLKPYFYLVYRIKAFYEHPFPKEGPVVVCGKHISGFDGPFVILALKRHVRFMAKSELYRNPIVGWFIRNMGAFPIDRGRADITALKKAISILKNGEVLGIFPEGTRTHENDNALEFKTGAINLAFKTRAVIVPFGMYAEDYRIRPWHRTEIRFGRPITTQELGMTSGNKQDLTMATEKLSEIIKNLSEKNYEKRQTC; encoded by the coding sequence ATGTTTTATTCCTTTTTCAAGGCACTGCTGAAACCCTATTTTTACCTGGTCTACCGGATCAAAGCATTCTATGAGCACCCCTTTCCGAAAGAGGGGCCGGTGGTCGTCTGCGGCAAGCACATCTCCGGCTTTGATGGCCCGTTTGTGATCCTTGCGCTCAAGCGCCACGTGCGCTTTATGGCCAAGAGTGAACTCTACCGCAACCCGATTGTCGGCTGGTTTATCCGCAACATGGGTGCCTTTCCCATCGACCGTGGCCGCGCGGACATCACCGCGCTCAAAAAGGCCATCTCCATATTGAAAAACGGAGAAGTGCTCGGTATCTTTCCGGAGGGAACCCGGACCCATGAGAATGACAACGCGCTGGAGTTTAAAACCGGCGCGATCAATCTGGCTTTTAAGACCAGGGCAGTAATTGTGCCGTTTGGCATGTATGCCGAAGACTACCGCATCCGGCCGTGGCACAGAACCGAGATTCGCTTCGGCAGACCGATTACGACTCAGGAGCTTGGGATGACAAGCGGAAACAAGCAGGATTTGACCATGGCGACCGAGAAGCTCTCGGAGATCATCAAAAATCTGTCGGAGAAAAACTATGAGAAGCGTCAGACTTGCTGA
- a CDS encoding bifunctional 4-hydroxy-3-methylbut-2-enyl diphosphate reductase/30S ribosomal protein S1 — MRSVRLAESAGFCFGVRRAVDMVYGLLETGERDICTLGPVIHNKSVIRDLEQRGVRVVDTPQQAAPGSVLVIRAHGVPRDVFDECERRGVRTVDTTCPFVQKIHRLVSQASKEGRTVLIVGHADHPEVQGIVGHCGRSFVVKDLEQLQALSADIPGLCTAPALMVAQTTLKGDVWQKCSEYGEKVYTNLIVSDTICNATYLRQADSVRLASECDAMIVLGSSESSNSNRLYELCREVCSHTYFCEQISEIPAQELAPYQMIGITAGASTPAYIIKEAIQTMEETNKEMLQNSNEEISFEQALEESFFTLNTGDRAHGVVCGISPTEVQVDLGTKQAAYIPVSELSDNPSADPHDLVKIGDEIEVFVVRVNDVEGTIMLSKKRIDAIKGWDEIEDAVEKGTIFEGTLTEVIKGGAIVLYNSIRVFVPASQLPGSRESTHEDLVGKTVRFKILEINRRRRRVIGSVRAVTREERKAAYDKFWAEAEVGKVYQGTVKSLTSYGAFVDLGGIDGMVHISELSWSRVKHPSDVLAIGDEVEVYILDLDQEKNRISLGYKKQSDNPWLKFESEFKEGDVIDVKVVKFMPFGAFAEVIPGIDGLIHISQIARQKIDKPASVLEIGQIVKVKIVSIDHENKKVNLSITAAMEPEAPVEETLEVVASTEEPVQE, encoded by the coding sequence ATGAGAAGCGTCAGACTTGCTGAATCAGCGGGCTTCTGCTTCGGTGTACGCCGGGCGGTTGATATGGTCTATGGGCTGCTGGAGACGGGGGAGCGAGATATCTGCACACTCGGCCCCGTCATTCACAACAAGTCTGTCATCCGGGATTTGGAGCAGCGCGGCGTCCGTGTGGTAGACACACCGCAGCAGGCGGCTCCGGGCTCTGTTCTGGTCATACGGGCGCACGGGGTACCAAGAGATGTTTTTGATGAGTGTGAGCGCCGCGGTGTGCGCACGGTTGACACGACATGCCCCTTTGTGCAGAAGATTCACCGTCTCGTGTCACAGGCCTCGAAAGAGGGCAGAACCGTTCTCATTGTGGGTCATGCCGACCATCCGGAGGTGCAGGGAATCGTCGGCCACTGCGGCAGGAGTTTTGTGGTAAAAGATCTGGAGCAGCTGCAGGCTCTGAGCGCCGATATACCGGGGCTTTGCACCGCTCCCGCACTCATGGTTGCCCAGACGACACTCAAGGGCGACGTGTGGCAGAAATGTTCCGAATATGGCGAAAAAGTCTATACAAATTTAATTGTTTCTGATACAATATGTAATGCGACATATTTGAGACAGGCTGATTCTGTGCGCCTGGCGAGTGAATGTGACGCCATGATTGTGCTGGGAAGCAGCGAGAGTTCCAACTCAAACCGACTCTATGAGCTCTGCCGCGAGGTCTGCTCGCACACCTACTTTTGCGAGCAGATATCTGAGATTCCGGCGCAGGAGCTTGCACCATATCAGATGATTGGCATCACGGCCGGTGCATCGACTCCGGCATACATAATAAAGGAGGCTATTCAAACCATGGAGGAGACAAACAAAGAAATGCTGCAAAACTCGAATGAGGAGATCAGTTTTGAGCAGGCACTGGAGGAATCTTTCTTTACTTTAAATACAGGGGATCGGGCACACGGCGTCGTCTGCGGCATTTCGCCGACAGAGGTACAGGTTGATTTGGGCACCAAACAGGCCGCCTACATTCCGGTGTCGGAGCTCAGCGACAATCCCTCCGCCGACCCGCACGATCTGGTGAAGATCGGCGATGAGATCGAGGTCTTTGTCGTGCGCGTCAACGACGTTGAGGGCACCATCATGCTCTCGAAAAAGCGCATTGACGCCATCAAAGGCTGGGATGAGATCGAGGACGCCGTGGAAAAGGGCACCATCTTCGAGGGAACACTCACCGAGGTCATCAAGGGCGGCGCGATCGTGCTGTACAACTCCATTCGTGTGTTCGTTCCGGCCTCTCAGCTGCCGGGCTCGAGAGAGTCCACCCACGAGGATCTCGTCGGCAAGACTGTCCGCTTTAAGATTCTTGAGATCAATCGCCGCCGCCGCCGCGTGATCGGCTCGGTGCGCGCGGTCACCCGCGAGGAGAGAAAGGCCGCCTATGACAAGTTCTGGGCGGAGGCTGAAGTGGGTAAGGTCTATCAGGGCACTGTTAAGTCGCTGACCTCCTACGGCGCTTTCGTCGACCTCGGCGGAATCGACGGTATGGTTCACATTTCCGAGCTCAGCTGGAGCCGCGTCAAACATCCGTCTGACGTACTGGCGATCGGCGATGAGGTTGAGGTCTATATCCTCGATCTGGATCAGGAGAAAAACCGGATTTCTCTCGGCTACAAAAAGCAGTCTGACAATCCGTGGCTGAAGTTTGAAAGCGAATTCAAAGAGGGCGATGTGATCGACGTCAAGGTGGTCAAATTCATGCCTTTCGGCGCATTCGCCGAAGTCATTCCCGGTATTGACGGCCTGATTCACATCTCGCAGATTGCCCGCCAGAAGATCGACAAGCCCGCAAGCGTTCTGGAGATTGGCCAGATCGTCAAGGTAAAGATCGTCTCGATTGATCACGAGAACAAAAAGGTCAATCTCTCCATCACAGCGGCAATGGAGCCAGAGGCCCCCGTTGAGGAGACGCTTGAGGTTGTCGCCTCCACCGAGGAGCCCGTACAGGAGTAA
- the yunB gene encoding sporulation protein YunB encodes MATERFFKNTAKQRRPRPPKSALSVLKNILVTLCILVAVFYLGLYLTDRKLRPMVIDVAGNRAQAIAVRSISEAVNEELAANGVEYEELVTLETNKDGDITALKTNVIKINQLKATLSEAILKKLQIDETVISIPLGNIINGELLSGRGPRINLRMVPFGTVTTDIENVFSSGGINQTRHQIMLNVHASVGILMPISSVTSEVTTSICIAETVIVGTVPEYYTNVDTSKENMVGDINDYGWNANIAE; translated from the coding sequence ATGGCAACGGAGCGTTTTTTCAAAAATACGGCAAAGCAGCGCCGCCCGCGGCCGCCAAAGAGCGCGCTTTCGGTGTTGAAAAACATACTGGTGACACTCTGCATCCTGGTTGCGGTGTTTTACCTTGGCCTATATCTGACTGACCGGAAGCTGCGGCCCATGGTCATTGACGTGGCGGGGAACCGCGCACAGGCCATTGCGGTGCGCTCCATCAGTGAGGCGGTCAACGAGGAGCTTGCTGCAAACGGCGTGGAATATGAGGAGCTTGTGACTTTGGAGACCAACAAGGATGGGGACATCACGGCGCTCAAGACCAACGTCATCAAGATCAACCAGCTCAAGGCGACACTCTCCGAAGCGATTTTGAAAAAGCTGCAGATTGACGAGACCGTCATATCCATTCCGCTCGGAAACATCATCAACGGTGAGCTGCTATCGGGGCGGGGCCCCAGAATCAATTTGAGGATGGTGCCCTTTGGAACCGTGACAACCGATATCGAGAACGTCTTTTCCTCGGGGGGCATCAATCAGACCCGTCACCAGATCATGCTCAACGTCCATGCAAGCGTGGGCATTTTGATGCCGATATCCTCCGTGACATCGGAAGTCACAACCTCGATCTGCATCGCCGAGACCGTCATTGTCGGAACCGTACCGGAATACTACACCAATGTTGACACATCTAAGGAGAATATGGTAGGCGATATCAACGACTATGGTTGGAACGCGAACATTGCCGAGTAG
- the ligA gene encoding NAD-dependent DNA ligase LigA, whose translation MTDKQRVKEEIERLREALLYHSRKYYVEDNPEISDYEYDSMLRSLEQLEREYPEYQSPLSPTVRVGGAVSKGFETVTHTVKMESLQNAFSDDEIRDFDESVRKTGEPTYVVEYKIDGLSVSLEYRDGQFVRGSTRGDGEVGEDITQNLKTIRAIPLVLTEKPSYLEVRGEVFMPRESFERLNVIREEAGEPLFANPRNAAAGSLRQLDSRVTASRNLSIFVFNIQQLEGVALSTHYEALCYLKRLGFRTITEWEPTGDIEAVLRRIHEIGEQRFALPYDIDGAVVKVNEFALREELGSTSKFPKWATAFKFPPEVKPTRILDITVNVGRTGVLTPQAVLEPVRLAGTTVSAATLHNRDFIADKDIRIGDTVLVRKAGEIIPEVLEVELAKRTGEERPFVMPERCPSCGEPVWSDPEEAAVRCTNGACPAQLVRSVVHFASRDAMDIDGLGPAIVEQLVDRGLVKSVADLYSLDAEELLTLERMGKKSAENLLAALERSKKNDLSRLLFGFGIRHIGQKAGKLLAARFRTLDGIRAATAEELESVDEIGAIMAESVVAYFSHPQTIKMIEKLTAAGVNLESTETVLDTRFAGQTFVLTGTLPTMTRAQATQLIESFGGKTAGSVSKKTSYVLAGEDAGSKLKKANELGIPVIDEAALKKMTEE comes from the coding sequence GTGACCGATAAACAGAGGGTCAAAGAGGAAATTGAGCGTCTGCGGGAGGCGCTGCTCTATCACAGCCGTAAGTACTATGTCGAAGATAACCCCGAAATCAGCGATTACGAATACGACTCCATGCTGCGCTCTCTCGAGCAGCTCGAGCGGGAGTATCCGGAGTATCAGAGTCCGCTCTCGCCGACAGTTCGGGTCGGCGGCGCAGTTTCAAAGGGCTTTGAGACCGTGACGCACACAGTTAAGATGGAGAGCCTGCAAAACGCTTTCTCGGACGACGAGATCCGCGACTTTGACGAGAGCGTGCGCAAAACAGGTGAGCCGACCTATGTCGTGGAGTATAAAATTGACGGCCTGTCGGTATCGCTTGAATATCGGGACGGTCAGTTTGTGCGAGGCTCGACCCGCGGCGACGGAGAGGTCGGCGAGGACATCACACAGAATCTCAAGACCATCCGGGCAATTCCGCTGGTACTCACCGAGAAACCATCCTATCTCGAAGTCCGCGGCGAGGTCTTTATGCCGCGCGAGTCCTTTGAGAGGCTCAACGTGATCCGTGAAGAGGCGGGTGAGCCGCTCTTTGCCAATCCGCGCAATGCGGCGGCAGGCTCACTGCGCCAGCTGGACTCCCGCGTGACCGCCTCTCGCAACCTGAGCATTTTTGTCTTCAACATTCAGCAGCTGGAAGGGGTCGCTCTCTCCACCCACTATGAGGCGCTGTGCTATCTCAAGCGGCTCGGGTTTCGCACCATCACAGAGTGGGAGCCGACCGGAGACATTGAGGCGGTGTTGCGCCGCATTCACGAGATTGGCGAGCAGCGCTTTGCGCTGCCCTACGACATCGACGGGGCGGTGGTCAAGGTCAATGAGTTTGCGCTGCGCGAGGAACTTGGCAGTACCTCCAAGTTCCCCAAATGGGCGACCGCGTTCAAGTTCCCGCCAGAGGTCAAGCCCACAAGGATTTTGGATATCACAGTCAATGTCGGGCGAACCGGCGTTCTGACGCCGCAGGCCGTCCTGGAGCCCGTGCGGCTGGCGGGTACGACCGTCTCGGCGGCAACGCTGCACAACCGCGACTTTATCGCGGACAAGGACATTCGCATCGGCGATACGGTACTTGTGCGCAAGGCGGGCGAGATCATCCCCGAGGTGTTGGAGGTGGAGCTTGCCAAGCGCACCGGCGAAGAGCGGCCATTCGTCATGCCGGAGCGCTGCCCCTCCTGCGGGGAGCCGGTGTGGAGCGATCCTGAGGAGGCGGCTGTCCGCTGCACCAACGGCGCCTGCCCGGCCCAGCTTGTGCGGAGTGTCGTCCACTTCGCGTCGCGCGACGCGATGGACATAGACGGCCTCGGCCCCGCGATTGTGGAACAGCTGGTCGACAGGGGACTGGTCAAATCCGTCGCCGATCTCTATTCGCTTGACGCCGAGGAACTTCTCACGCTCGAGCGCATGGGCAAAAAATCCGCTGAAAATCTGCTTGCCGCGCTGGAGCGCAGCAAGAAAAATGATCTGTCGCGGCTGCTCTTCGGCTTCGGCATCCGCCACATCGGGCAGAAAGCGGGCAAGCTTCTCGCCGCACGTTTTCGCACGCTCGATGGCATACGCGCCGCTACGGCGGAAGAACTCGAGTCGGTCGACGAGATCGGCGCCATTATGGCCGAGAGCGTTGTCGCCTACTTTTCGCACCCGCAAACAATAAAAATGATTGAAAAGCTGACGGCGGCCGGTGTAAACTTAGAGAGCACCGAGACGGTTCTGGATACCCGCTTTGCGGGACAGACCTTTGTACTCACCGGCACACTGCCGACCATGACGCGCGCGCAGGCGACACAGCTCATCGAGTCGTTCGGCGGCAAGACGGCCGGCAGTGTTTCCAAAAAGACAAGCTATGTGCTCGCGGGCGAGGATGCCGGCAGCAAGCTCAAAAAGGCCAATGAGCTTGGAATACCGGTAATCGACGAAGCGGCGCTGAAAAAGATGACGGAGGAATGA
- the gatC gene encoding Asp-tRNA(Asn)/Glu-tRNA(Gln) amidotransferase subunit GatC produces MAISASEIMHIAKLARLEIDEAQFERLSRDMDSIVEMVGQLQNLNLDDVDLSLSGRVMQPRADEVKPSFPREKILQNAPQKEAGCFVVPKVVEED; encoded by the coding sequence ATGGCAATCAGTGCAAGCGAGATCATGCACATCGCAAAGCTGGCGCGTCTGGAAATAGACGAGGCGCAGTTTGAGCGGCTCTCCCGCGATATGGACAGCATCGTGGAGATGGTCGGGCAGCTTCAGAACCTGAATCTCGACGACGTGGACCTCTCTCTGTCCGGCAGGGTGATGCAGCCGCGTGCCGATGAGGTAAAGCCCTCTTTCCCGCGGGAGAAAATTCTTCAGAACGCACCCCAAAAAGAGGCAGGCTGCTTTGTCGTGCCGAAAGTGGTGGAGGAGGACTGA